The following is a genomic window from Spirosoma agri.
ACATCTAACGACTGGACAAGCCGACGATGACAGGAAAAAAACTAATTGGGAAAATTCACCTCTGGCTCGGACTCTCATCCGGACTGATTGTCTTTATAATTAGCGTTACGGGTTGCATACTGGCTTTCGAGCAGGAGATCAAGAATGCAACCCAGTCGTATCGTTTCGTGCAGCCACCAGTCGGGGGGAAGTTGCTGCCACCCTCCATATTAAAAGCGAAGGCTGAAGCCGCTCTGCCAGGAAAAACGGCCAATGGCGTTCTCTATGAGGAAACCGGCCGAAGCGCAACCGTGGGCTTTTACAACGCTGATCCTGAGTATTATTATGTCGTCTACCTGAACCCCTATTCCGGCGACGTACTGAAGGTATGGGACGAGGACGAAGACTTCTTTCATTTCATCCTGCACGGGCATTATTACCTGTGGTTACCCGAAAAAATCGGGCAACCAGTCGCGGCATCAGGTACACTTGTTTTTCTGTTTTTGTTGATCAGCGGACTGATGTTGTGGTGGCCAAAAAACAAAAGTGCCGCTAAACAGCGATTCAGCATCAAATGGAACGCGGCCTGGCGCCGGAAAAACTACGACCTGCATAATGTACTGGGCTTTTATGTGCTGGCTGTTGGTCTGGTGTTTGCCGTAACGGGCCTGGTGTGGGGCTTTCAATGGTTTTCGAAAGCGGTCTATCGGGCCACGGGCGGCACCGGATCGGTTGAGTACGTGATACCGCCGTCCGATACGACTGCTACGCCTATTGTGGCATCGGTGGCAACGGGCGTGGACCGAATTTGGCTGAAACTTCGTCGGGAAAATCCGACCCAGCAGGGGATCAATCTTTCCTTCCCGAAATTGCCCGGTGAGTCAATTTATTCGTATGTCAATTATCGGCCCGGTACGTATTACAAAGTTGACTACCACTATTTCGACCAGCGTACGCTGAAAGAACTTCCGGTTGACAGCCCTTACAGTGGCAACCACGATAACGTGACCATAGCGAATACGCTTCGGCGGATGAATTATGACATTCATGTCGGCGCTATCTGGGGACTGCCCGGTAAAATTCTGGCGTTTTGCGCCAGCCTGATCTGCGCCAGCTTACCCGTAACAGGCATGCTAGTCTGGTGGGGCCGCCGGAACAAGAAAAAACCAGTGAGCCGCCAGGTGCGCGTTCGTTCGATGGCGTAGTATGGATAACAGCATGTTGACGATTGCGGGCTGTAAGCTAAAAAACCAGCTGTACCTGCGCGGTTTTGGCCGAAAGATTTCTCAATTTTAGGCGTCAATTCTAACACCTTTACGATAATGACAACGACACGCATTAACCGGATACTTGCCCTGACACTCGCCGGGGTTCTGATGACCATGATGGCATGGGCGCAAGGCGATAAAGCGAATCGGCCAAGCCCACCTGCTGTGGCTAGCGGAAAAGTAAAAGATGCTACCATCACCATCAATTACAGTAGTCCATCCGTGAAAGGACGTTCAGTTTGGGAACCAAGCGGTAAACTGGCTCCCTACGGTCAGGTTTGGCGCGCTGGTGCGAACGAAGCAACGACCTTTGAGACTGACAAAGCTATCAAGGTAGAGGGTAAAGAATTGCCCGCTGGTAAGTACGGTTTTTTTGCGATTCCCGACGAGAAGGAGTGGACCATCATTTTTAACAAAGTGCCGAATCAATGGGGTGCGTTCAAATATGATCAGGCGCAGGATCAGCTTCGCGTAACAGCCAAGCCGAAAAAGTCAGCACAAATGAATGAGAAACTGGTGTATGATGTAACCAACAAAGGCGTCGTACTAAAGTGGGAGAACGTTGAAGTACCCATTGCTATTCAATAGGGGAGCTGAGTAATCCGCTCATGAAATGGCACAAATGCTACCAAAAGAACTGTGCTTTTTTACCTTTATACCGTCCGGATCAGCGTGTTCGCTAGTTGATAACAGCTCAGTAATTAGTTAACCCACAAAGAAAAAGCCTCCACCAGATCGGTAGAGGCTTTTTCTTTGTCTTAGCAATTTGTGAGTAGATCATCATCAGTCAACAGGTGAGTGACGATCTATTCTATTACAGACGACTAGTTAAACTTCAGCGCGTCTTCGGCCTTGTTGATGCCTGACTTTGCTGCGTCTGCTGCGTCATCTACCGTATTGTTGTACGATGATTTCGCTTTTTCTTTGTTGTATGTCGACTGCGCATCGTTTTTATACTGATCAAACTTCTGTTCGGCCTTATCGGCATACTGATCAGCTTTGTTTTCGACTTTGCCTACCAGGCTATCAATTTGTGATTTCACCTGCGAAACGCCATCTTCCCACTGACCTTGTAGATCGTTGGCACGTTGCGTTAATTTATCGCGGGTTTCTTTACCACTGCGGGGAGCTGTTAAATAACCGATAGCTAATCCTGCCAGTACTCCTTTAAGAAAACTCATAATTTTGGTTGTTTAGATTCATGTTGGGATTACCTCTATTCCATAAAAACTATGCCATAGACATAGCTAATCGCTATGTTTCTGGTAAACAACTGGTTAGAAATTACTATGCAGTATAGTCAAGCTTTCTTATGTCGTTAAATGAGTAGTTTATTCCACAAGATAGTAGTTGATAATGCGCGGAGAGTTCCAGCACATGTCAAAGCAAAGCCGGTCACCAAACGGGCAGACCGGCTATAAACAGCGCTGGTGGGCCTATAGTTGATAGACCCACCAGCTTAGAAAATGGTGCCAACTAGTTTCTTATCGTTTCTCGGCAAGAACCTCGCGAATGTCGTTGATGATTTTTCCGGCCAGATGATCGGCAGTAGCCAGCGTGTCTGACTCGGAGTAGATACGAATGATCGGTTCAGTATTCGATTTACGTAGGTGAACCCATTCTTTATCGAATTCAATCTTCACGCCATCGATCGTGTTGATCGGATTTTTGGCGTATTTAGCCTGGATCCGGTCAAGCACTGCATCAACATCAATGTCGGGGGTCAGTTCAATTTTGTTTTTGGAAATATAGTAGTTCGGATAGGTTCGTCGCAGCATAGAAGCCGACTTACCCGACTTTGCCAGGTGCGTCAGGAAGAGCGCAATGCCTACCAGCGCATCGCGGCCATAATGGAGGTCTGGATAGATGATACCCCCATTGCCTTCGCCACCAATCACCGCGTCTTTTTCCTTCATCATGTCGACCACGTTGACTTCGCCAACGGCTGAAGCAAAATGCTGTCCGGCATATTTTTGCGTGATATCACGCAGAGCAACGGTACTCGATAAGTTCGATACAGTGTTGCCCGGTTTGCGCTTCAGCACGTAATCGGCAACGGCCACCAGTGTATATTCTTCGCCGAACGGCGAACCGTCTTCACAGATCAAGGCAAGCCGGTCAACATCGGGGTCTACCACAATGCCAAGGTCAGCATTCCCTTTTTCCATTTCCTTAATAATGTCCCGAAGATTTTCGGGCAGCGGTTCTGGATTATGCGCAAAATTGCCCGTCGGTTCGCAGTGCAGCTTCGCCACTTTCTCTACGCCCAATGCTTCGAGCAACATCGGAACCGCAATCCCCCCCGTCGAGTTGACGGCATCGATGATGACCCGAAAATTGCGGGCGGCAACCGCATCACGATCAACGAGGGGAAGTGCCAGAATCAGATCGATGTGTTTCTGGAGCCAGCTTGTATCAGCGCGGTACTGGCCCAGTTTACGAGCTTCGGCAAAATCAAACGATTCATCATCCGCAATTGCCAGCACTTCGGCTCCGTCTGTTGCCGATATAAATTCGCCCGCTTCATTGAGAAGCTTGAGCGCATTCCATTGTATTGGGTTATGACTGGCGGTAATGATAATTCCACCCGACGCGCCTTCTGCTGTTACGGCAAGTTCAACGGTAGGTGTCGTTGAGAGACCCAGATCAATCACATGTAAACCAAGTCCCTGTAGGGTTGCGGTTACCAACTTCGATACCATTTCGCCCGACAGGCGACCATCACGACCAATTACAACCGTTTGTTTATCTGTGTTACGTTGCCGGAGCCACTGCCCAAAGGCAGCTGTAAATTTAACCACATCCAAGGGCGTCAGTCCGTTTCCGCTGCGCCCTCCAATCGTTCCTCGTATCCCGGAAATAGACTTAATTAATGCCACGTTGAAGGGTCTGATAAGAATTCTGATAACTGTGCAAAGATAAGTTTGATGGAGTAAGGGGCAAGGGGCAATAGTGTAAGCGCAAAAAAACTTTGCCCCTAGTGCCGACTCACAGCTGGTCAGGCAAATAGTAGCTCCGATCGCAGGGTCGAGTTTGCCCGCCCCGTAAAGGTACCACTAATTGGAGCGGCTAACTCCGGTTTAGCCGTCGAGGTCAGAAATATGTGCCGATTGACCACTAGTGACCCTTCGGTTGGGTCGAAGCCCCGCCAGCCAGCGCCGGGAAGATACACCTCCACCCAGGCGTGTAGCTGGTGCTCCTGCTGTGGATTTCCGAACAGGTAACCGCTCACAAAGCGGGCGGCAATACCCAGACTCCGACAGGCAGCCATGAACAGTGTGGTATAATCCCGGCAGGAGCCTTTGCGCAGGGTGAGCGTCTGTTCCGGTGGAAAAGGAGCCCCTACTTCCCGAATCTCGTATGTGAACTGCCGGATGGTCTGATTCAGCATCATCAGAAAACCCGTCGTTCGCCAGCCTGCTTTCGCGGCTATCTGTTTGGCCCAGTCTTCTATTCGGGGCGTCACGCCAACCCGCTCCATGTATGGTTGTAACAAATCCTGCTCATATTTCGGATACCGAAATGGCACCTGCTGCGTATCGAAGGGGAATAAAACGAAGTCGAATGAATTGAACTCGTCGGACTGGAGCGTTATCTCGGCCGTTACGTGCAGATGGTGCGTCGGGTGGCTAAAATAGGCTAACTGCTGTACATTGCCTTCTACGTCGATATTCCGGACAACGCGCGACGGCTTTGGGTCGATACTCAGTTTGTATTCCTGCAACCGTTGATAAGGATACGTCCGGGGGTACAGATACAGCGTTTGAGGGCCTAATGCAACCGGACTATCATAGGTGTATTCGGATTCGTGCCGGACGTGGAGAAGCATGTGCTGGAATGATGACGTATACCAGTCGATTGTAGTTTACTA
Proteins encoded in this region:
- a CDS encoding PepSY-associated TM helix domain-containing protein, whose translation is MTGKKLIGKIHLWLGLSSGLIVFIISVTGCILAFEQEIKNATQSYRFVQPPVGGKLLPPSILKAKAEAALPGKTANGVLYEETGRSATVGFYNADPEYYYVVYLNPYSGDVLKVWDEDEDFFHFILHGHYYLWLPEKIGQPVAASGTLVFLFLLISGLMLWWPKNKSAAKQRFSIKWNAAWRRKNYDLHNVLGFYVLAVGLVFAVTGLVWGFQWFSKAVYRATGGTGSVEYVIPPSDTTATPIVASVATGVDRIWLKLRRENPTQQGINLSFPKLPGESIYSYVNYRPGTYYKVDYHYFDQRTLKELPVDSPYSGNHDNVTIANTLRRMNYDIHVGAIWGLPGKILAFCASLICASLPVTGMLVWWGRRNKKKPVSRQVRVRSMA
- a CDS encoding DUF2911 domain-containing protein; the encoded protein is MTTTRINRILALTLAGVLMTMMAWAQGDKANRPSPPAVASGKVKDATITINYSSPSVKGRSVWEPSGKLAPYGQVWRAGANEATTFETDKAIKVEGKELPAGKYGFFAIPDEKEWTIIFNKVPNQWGAFKYDQAQDQLRVTAKPKKSAQMNEKLVYDVTNKGVVLKWENVEVPIAIQ
- a CDS encoding YtxH domain-containing protein; its protein translation is MSFLKGVLAGLAIGYLTAPRSGKETRDKLTQRANDLQGQWEDGVSQVKSQIDSLVGKVENKADQYADKAEQKFDQYKNDAQSTYNKEKAKSSYNNTVDDAADAAKSGINKAEDALKFN
- the glmM gene encoding phosphoglucosamine mutase, producing MALIKSISGIRGTIGGRSGNGLTPLDVVKFTAAFGQWLRQRNTDKQTVVIGRDGRLSGEMVSKLVTATLQGLGLHVIDLGLSTTPTVELAVTAEGASGGIIITASHNPIQWNALKLLNEAGEFISATDGAEVLAIADDESFDFAEARKLGQYRADTSWLQKHIDLILALPLVDRDAVAARNFRVIIDAVNSTGGIAVPMLLEALGVEKVAKLHCEPTGNFAHNPEPLPENLRDIIKEMEKGNADLGIVVDPDVDRLALICEDGSPFGEEYTLVAVADYVLKRKPGNTVSNLSSTVALRDITQKYAGQHFASAVGEVNVVDMMKEKDAVIGGEGNGGIIYPDLHYGRDALVGIALFLTHLAKSGKSASMLRRTYPNYYISKNKIELTPDIDVDAVLDRIQAKYAKNPINTIDGVKIEFDKEWVHLRKSNTEPIIRIYSESDTLATADHLAGKIINDIREVLAEKR
- a CDS encoding transglutaminase family protein, with translation MLLHVRHESEYTYDSPVALGPQTLYLYPRTYPYQRLQEYKLSIDPKPSRVVRNIDVEGNVQQLAYFSHPTHHLHVTAEITLQSDEFNSFDFVLFPFDTQQVPFRYPKYEQDLLQPYMERVGVTPRIEDWAKQIAAKAGWRTTGFLMMLNQTIRQFTYEIREVGAPFPPEQTLTLRKGSCRDYTTLFMAACRSLGIAARFVSGYLFGNPQQEHQLHAWVEVYLPGAGWRGFDPTEGSLVVNRHIFLTSTAKPELAAPISGTFTGRANSTLRSELLFA